In Burkholderia savannae, the DNA window GCTGTCGCCGTAGACGCGCTGCTCCTGCCCATGCAGCAGTTGCGGCAACGCATGCTTATAGTGAACGTTGGCCGTCGTCACCACCGCGCTGTGGGCCAGGCCGCTCTGACTGTCGACCCCGATGTGCAGCTTCATGCCAAAGTGCCAATTGCCGTTCTTCTTCGTCTGGCGCATCTCGGGGTCGCGGGCCTTCTGTCCGTTCTTCGTCGAACCGGGTGCGCCAATTAACGTGGCATCCACGATCGTGCCGCTGGCAAGCTTCATCCCGCTGGCCTGGAGAACCCGACCCACTTCCGCGAAGATCTGTTCGCCCAGCTTGTGCTTCTCGAGCAGATGCCGGAACTTGAGCATCGTCGTCGCATCCGGCACGGCCTCGCAGCCCAGATCGATGCCCACGAAGTGGCGCAGGCTCGTGCTGTCGTACAGCGCCGCCTCGCAGGCGAGGTCCGCCAGGTTGAACCAGTGCTGGACGAAGTGAATTCGCAGCATACGTTCCAGGCCAATCGGCGGGCGCCCGTTGCCGCGTCTCGGGTAATAGGCTCGACCGGCACGCACAACGCCGCCCAAGGCACGATCCGGTTCATCGTGTCGAGAAACTCGTCGCGTCGCGTGCGTTTGCGCTTCGTCTCGAAGCCCGCTCCCTGATCGACTGCCATCGCCAGCGTCTGCTGCTTCATCGTCTTTCGCCTTTCTCGGGTCATGTCCAACGATCTATAACGGCTGGACCACGGCGATGGTGGACTTGTTCAGCATTGCCTTAAGCTACATTTACCCTCCTATTGCCAGAATGGGTCACCCTCCCAACAACCTGAGCAGGAATTTCAGTCATGATTTTCCTCGATGAAAACCACGATTCTTTGACGCGAAGGTTCTTCACGTATGCAGGGGCTTCCTGTCCCTGATAATGTAAATTCCAGCTTCCACCCTCTTTCGATTCATACCTGAGAAAAGCAAATCCGTGAACATTTTCAATGTTGCTCTCGCCTATTCTATGAAATCCATAATCCGGATACTCCATGGCCGCCACCATCCCA includes these proteins:
- a CDS encoding IS5 family transposase (programmed frameshift), yielding MKQQTLAMAVDQGAGFETKRKRTRRDEFLDTMNRIVPWAALCVPVEPNYPRRGNGRPPIGLERMLRIHFVQHWFNLADLACEAALYDSTSLRHFVGIDLGCEAVPDATTMLKFRHLLEKHKLGEQIFAEVGRVLQASGMKLASGTIVDATLIGAPGSTKNGQKARDPEMRQTKKNGNWHFGMKLHIGVDSQSGLAHSAVVTTANVHYKHALPQLLHGQEQRVYGDSAYASQKALIHGKAPKARDFTNQRTRRNGAIDEVACRKNRNKSKIRARVEHVFAVVKRLWGFAKVRYRGLGKTANRAFVAVALANVYLRRTRLMAQVRP